A part of Desulfovibrio sp. Huiquan2017 genomic DNA contains:
- a CDS encoding acetate kinase, whose translation MKVLVINSGSSSIKYQLIDMSDESVMVSGLVERIGEEMGSLTSKTFPGTDKEVKTEIEQPIPTHGLGLEMSIDLICKGENAVCSMDEIDVVGHRVVAGGEKFNKPVIITEDMWPDLTETERLAPLHNPANLGGAKDAAKLFPGVPQVLVFDTAFHQTMPPHAFMYALPYEYYEVDHIRRYGAHGTSHKYVATECARLTGKPLEEMNLITIHMGNGASMDAIKDGLCVDTSMGLTPLEGLVMGTRSGDVDPAVHNYLAVNRGLDIAAIDNILHKESGLKGLCGMNDMRDIHAAVEKGDERAKLALDVQTYRTRKYIGSYLAVLGRVDAIVFTAGIGENDDIVRAETIKGLEPFGMKIDAEVNATRSKEARKISTPDSTVTIWVIPTNEELAIAREAMALVK comes from the coding sequence ATGAAAGTTCTCGTGATCAACTCAGGCAGTTCCTCCATCAAGTACCAACTCATCGACATGAGCGATGAATCCGTCATGGTCTCCGGCCTGGTGGAGCGCATCGGCGAGGAGATGGGCAGCCTGACCAGCAAGACCTTCCCCGGCACGGACAAGGAGGTCAAAACCGAAATCGAGCAACCCATCCCGACTCACGGGCTGGGACTCGAAATGTCCATTGATCTGATCTGCAAGGGCGAGAACGCCGTCTGCTCCATGGATGAAATCGATGTTGTCGGCCACCGTGTGGTGGCCGGCGGCGAAAAGTTCAACAAACCGGTGATCATCACCGAGGACATGTGGCCCGACCTGACCGAGACCGAGCGGCTGGCCCCGTTGCACAACCCCGCCAACCTGGGCGGGGCCAAGGATGCGGCCAAGCTGTTCCCCGGCGTGCCCCAGGTTCTGGTCTTCGATACGGCCTTCCATCAGACGATGCCGCCCCATGCCTTCATGTACGCCCTGCCCTACGAGTACTACGAGGTGGACCACATCCGCCGCTACGGCGCCCACGGCACCTCTCACAAGTACGTGGCCACCGAGTGCGCCCGGCTCACGGGCAAGCCGCTTGAAGAGATGAACCTGATCACCATCCACATGGGCAACGGCGCCTCCATGGATGCGATCAAGGACGGCCTGTGCGTGGACACCTCCATGGGGTTGACGCCCCTGGAAGGCCTGGTCATGGGCACCCGCTCCGGTGACGTGGACCCGGCGGTGCACAACTATCTGGCCGTGAACCGCGGCCTGGATATCGCCGCCATCGACAATATCCTGCACAAGGAATCCGGCCTCAAGGGATTGTGCGGCATGAACGACATGCGCGACATCCATGCGGCCGTGGAAAAGGGTGACGAACGCGCCAAGCTGGCGCTGGACGTCCAGACCTATCGGACCCGCAAGTACATCGGCTCCTACCTGGCCGTGCTCGGCCGGGTGGACGCCATAGTATTCACCGCCGGGATCGGCGAGAACGACGACATCGTCCGCGCCGAAACCATCAAGGGGTTGGAACCCTTCGGCATGAAAATCGACGCCGAAGTGAACGCAACCCGTTCCAAGGAAGCCCGCAAAATCAGCACCCCCGACAGTACGGTGACGATCTGGGTTATCCCGACCAACGAAGAACTGGCCATTGCCCGCGAGGCCATGGCGCTCGTCAAGTAA
- a CDS encoding lactate utilization protein, producing the protein MPSKEDLYQTFVEKAELVSAKVSCIASEDDAIKYVINLCGEKEACQLLISGCDGALSDKAETLCDAKQKKVIAAPGLKPELYEKLEAQAKKSGFECIDKGMRDHLAGVDIGFTSAEYGIADTGTLMVDCPSEELRLATMVSEFHVCMLPKSKIKANTYAVEKLMLTRMKKTPDYMAFITGSSRTSDIERVLALGVHGPLELHILILED; encoded by the coding sequence ATGCCTTCCAAGGAAGACCTGTACCAGACATTCGTGGAAAAGGCGGAGCTCGTCTCCGCCAAGGTAAGCTGCATCGCCAGTGAAGACGATGCGATCAAATACGTCATCAACCTGTGTGGCGAAAAGGAAGCCTGCCAGCTCCTGATCAGCGGTTGCGACGGCGCCTTGTCCGACAAGGCTGAAACGCTCTGCGACGCCAAGCAGAAAAAGGTCATCGCCGCCCCGGGACTCAAGCCCGAGCTGTACGAGAAGCTGGAGGCCCAGGCCAAAAAGTCCGGATTCGAGTGCATTGACAAGGGGATGCGCGACCATCTGGCCGGTGTGGATATCGGGTTCACCTCTGCCGAGTACGGCATCGCCGACACCGGCACGCTGATGGTCGACTGCCCGAGCGAAGAGTTGCGCCTGGCCACCATGGTCAGCGAGTTCCATGTCTGCATGCTGCCCAAGTCCAAGATCAAGGCCAACACCTACGCCGTGGAAAAGCTGATGCTGACGCGGATGAAGAAAACGCCGGATTACATGGCCTTCATCACCGGCTCCAGCCGGACTTCCGACATTGAGCGCGTCCTGGCCCTGGGCGTCCACGGCCCCCTTGAACTGCACATCCTGATCCTGGAGGACTAG
- a CDS encoding methyl-accepting chemotaxis protein encodes MSNKTPFCFQLSVGLHAAVLLVSAVASAISFFLFDSATMSMTVATAMLAAFALSSAVILWRLHGALVRPAAELSKFLGHMLDEEYDQADTEALAAAVPGLGAQAGELASRYKERLGFSRSILLGLPIPCAIVDTEQRLTYLNRECLDMLGSPERPETFYGRMISQIFYKDDRRSKIADCMADDTRDMNVEAIFKHANGSDINVLINLFPLHDVEKRVIGGCCLYMNTTELKRHEREILDQNERISTAASEATTISEKLAGAAHQLETVVEQAKQGTREQTDRTTETAAAMEEMNAAVLEVARFAQEAARDARTANDQAREGEAVVGKVIGAIDDVAQHASGLKDSMEQLDHRAEEIGVVLGVIEDIADQTNLLALNAAIEAARAGEAGRGFAVVADEVRKLAEKTMHATSEVHAAVKGIQDTARENVRGTQTAVDSVTRSTELASSSGKALASILTTTQDTADQVHSIAAAAEQQSSASEQISAATADVTRVCGMTDDLMVEASKAIDHLAELAEQLTAVIGNMK; translated from the coding sequence ATGTCCAACAAAACGCCTTTTTGCTTCCAATTGTCCGTCGGACTCCATGCTGCCGTACTGCTCGTCTCGGCCGTGGCGTCCGCAATCAGCTTTTTCCTCTTCGACTCGGCCACCATGAGCATGACCGTCGCCACCGCCATGCTCGCGGCCTTCGCCCTGTCGAGCGCGGTCATCCTGTGGCGTCTGCACGGCGCCCTGGTACGCCCCGCCGCCGAGCTCTCGAAATTCCTCGGACACATGCTCGACGAGGAATACGACCAAGCCGACACCGAGGCCCTCGCCGCCGCCGTACCGGGCCTCGGCGCACAGGCGGGCGAACTGGCCTCGCGCTACAAGGAGCGCCTCGGCTTCTCCCGAAGCATCCTGCTTGGCCTGCCCATCCCCTGCGCCATCGTGGACACGGAACAGCGGTTGACCTACCTGAACCGCGAATGCCTGGACATGCTCGGTTCGCCCGAGCGACCCGAGACTTTCTACGGCCGGATGATCTCCCAAATTTTCTACAAGGACGACCGGCGGTCCAAGATCGCGGACTGCATGGCCGACGACACCCGCGACATGAACGTGGAGGCGATCTTCAAACACGCCAACGGCAGCGACATCAACGTGCTCATCAACCTCTTCCCCCTGCACGACGTGGAAAAACGTGTCATCGGCGGTTGCTGCCTGTACATGAACACCACCGAACTGAAACGCCACGAGCGGGAAATCCTCGACCAGAACGAACGCATTTCCACGGCCGCCAGCGAGGCCACGACCATTTCCGAAAAGCTTGCCGGAGCGGCCCACCAATTGGAAACCGTGGTCGAACAGGCCAAACAGGGCACCCGCGAGCAGACGGATCGGACCACCGAGACCGCCGCCGCCATGGAAGAGATGAACGCCGCCGTGCTCGAAGTCGCCCGATTCGCCCAGGAGGCGGCCCGCGACGCGCGCACCGCCAATGACCAGGCCCGCGAGGGCGAGGCCGTCGTCGGCAAGGTCATCGGGGCCATAGACGATGTCGCGCAACACGCCTCCGGGCTGAAGGACTCCATGGAGCAATTGGATCACCGAGCCGAAGAGATCGGCGTGGTCCTCGGCGTCATTGAGGACATCGCCGACCAGACCAACCTACTGGCGCTGAATGCCGCCATCGAAGCAGCCCGGGCTGGAGAAGCGGGCCGAGGCTTCGCCGTGGTGGCCGACGAAGTGCGCAAGCTGGCCGAGAAGACCATGCACGCCACCAGCGAGGTCCACGCGGCGGTCAAGGGCATCCAGGATACGGCCAGGGAAAATGTGCGGGGCACCCAGACCGCCGTGGACTCCGTGACCCGGAGCACCGAACTGGCGAGCAGCTCGGGCAAGGCCCTGGCCTCCATCCTGACCACCACCCAGGATACGGCCGATCAGGTCCACTCCATCGCGGCAGCCGCCGAACAGCAGTCCTCGGCCAGTGAGCAGATCAGCGCGGCCACGGCGGACGTCACCCGGGTCTGCGGCATGACCGACGACCTCATGGTCGAGGCGTCCAAGGCCATCGACCATCTGGCCGAACTGGCCGAACAACTGACTGCGGTGATCGGCAACATGAAATGA
- the aspA gene encoding aspartate ammonia-lyase — protein MTQIRMEHDSLGETAVPADAYYGVQTRRALDNFHISGIPMSHYPRLINALAYVKMAAAEANASLGLLDEDKSRAICRACEEILDGKLHDQFVVDVVQGGAGTSANMNANEVVCNRALELLGHAKGEYEYLHPLNHVNMSQSTNDVYPSALRIAFILDIRELIEAMDYLRKAFRRKGEEFADVLKMGRTQLQDAVPMTLGQEFSAWSVMIGEDMQRLDEAQALVHEINMGATAIGTGLNSHPDYARTVTEMLVKHTTLQLVSSPDLVEATQDTGAYVQLSGVLKRVAVKLSKICNDLRLLSSGPRCGLNEINLPPMQPGSSIMPGKVNPVIPEVVNQVAFTVIGQDMTVTMACEAGQLELNVMEPVIGFSLFQSMNMLRRACLTLADKCVSGITANRERCREMVEHSIGLVTALNPFIGYEKSAEIAKEAMKTGGSVYEIVLEKGYLNREELDDILKPENMVKPRYVHRS, from the coding sequence ATGACGCAAATACGGATGGAACACGACAGCCTCGGCGAAACGGCCGTTCCGGCGGATGCCTACTACGGCGTGCAGACCCGTCGCGCCCTGGACAATTTCCATATTTCGGGCATCCCCATGTCCCACTATCCCCGGCTGATCAACGCCCTGGCCTACGTCAAGATGGCCGCGGCCGAGGCCAACGCCTCTCTTGGGCTGCTGGACGAGGACAAGAGCCGAGCCATCTGCCGGGCTTGCGAGGAGATCCTGGACGGCAAACTGCATGACCAGTTCGTGGTGGACGTGGTCCAGGGCGGGGCGGGCACCTCGGCCAACATGAACGCAAACGAGGTCGTCTGCAACCGCGCCCTGGAACTTTTGGGCCACGCCAAGGGGGAGTATGAATACCTCCATCCCCTGAACCACGTGAACATGTCCCAGTCCACCAACGACGTCTATCCGTCGGCTCTGAGAATCGCGTTCATCCTGGACATTCGCGAGTTGATCGAGGCCATGGACTATCTGCGCAAGGCCTTCAGGCGGAAGGGCGAGGAGTTTGCCGACGTGCTCAAGATGGGCCGCACCCAGCTTCAGGACGCCGTGCCCATGACACTGGGCCAGGAGTTCTCGGCGTGGTCGGTCATGATCGGCGAGGATATGCAGCGCCTGGACGAGGCCCAGGCTCTGGTCCACGAAATCAACATGGGGGCCACGGCCATCGGCACCGGGCTGAATTCGCACCCGGACTACGCCCGCACAGTCACCGAGATGCTGGTCAAGCACACGACTTTGCAACTGGTTTCCTCGCCGGATCTGGTCGAGGCCACCCAGGATACCGGGGCCTATGTTCAGCTCTCCGGCGTGCTCAAGCGCGTGGCCGTCAAATTATCCAAGATCTGCAATGACCTGCGCCTGCTCTCCAGCGGGCCACGCTGCGGGCTGAACGAGATCAACCTGCCGCCCATGCAGCCCGGTTCCTCGATCATGCCGGGCAAGGTCAACCCGGTCATTCCCGAGGTGGTCAACCAGGTGGCCTTTACGGTCATCGGCCAGGATATGACCGTGACCATGGCCTGCGAGGCCGGGCAGCTTGAGCTCAACGTCATGGAGCCCGTCATAGGCTTTTCCCTGTTTCAATCCATGAACATGCTCCGCCGGGCCTGCCTGACCCTGGCCGACAAGTGCGTTTCGGGCATTACCGCCAACCGTGAACGCTGCCGCGAGATGGTCGAGCACTCCATCGGCCTGGTCACGGCGCTGAACCCGTTCATCGGCTACGAAAAGTCTGCCGAGATAGCCAAGGAGGCAATGAAAACGGGTGGTTCCGTGTACGAGATCGTTCTGGAGAAAGGGTACCTCAACCGCGAGGAACTGGACGATATCCTCAAACCCGAGAACATGGTCAAGCCGCGCTACGTGCATCGTTCCTGA
- a CDS encoding HU family DNA-binding protein, producing MTKAELVAKIAEKIGTSKAQAEASMNAILDTIQEELAAGNKLTLTGFGTFSVSERKARTGRNPRTGTALNIPACKVAQFKPGKVLKDAVK from the coding sequence ATGACCAAAGCTGAACTCGTAGCCAAGATCGCTGAAAAGATCGGCACTTCCAAAGCCCAGGCCGAGGCCTCCATGAACGCCATTCTGGATACCATCCAGGAAGAGCTGGCCGCCGGCAACAAACTGACCTTGACCGGCTTCGGTACTTTCAGCGTGAGCGAGCGCAAGGCCCGCACCGGCCGCAACCCTCGCACCGGCACAGCTTTGAACATCCCGGCCTGCAAAGTCGCCCAGTTCAAGCCCGGCAAGGTCCTGAAGGACGCCGTGAAATAG
- the pta gene encoding phosphate acetyltransferase, with amino-acid sequence MSKNLYVSATEERSGKSAIVLGVMQMLTRELHNVAIFRPIINDPGAGNMDHDIALMIDHFKLSIPYEDTYAYTLKQTRELINSGQHALVLENILNKYKTLEEQYDFVLCEGTDFKGKDPAFEFDLNADIAANIGAPMLVVTSGREKAPEEVVNITQTTLDTLAEKGVDSLACVVNRAPEGMTDELVSHIERKGGQEPMPVYVIPEEEALGKPSINDVRRWLDADVLYGHSGLQSLVDNYVVAAMQIGNFLEYIRPGSLIITPGDRSDIILSSLASRLSSAYPDIAGIVLTGGLPVSVNVHKLIEGWTGVPVPVLSAKGHTYQTVQELNSLYGRIEADDYQRIATALGGFAQHVNVNELRDRVVEQRSTKVTPKMFEYSLMDKASRNPQRIVLPEGTEERILRAADIVLRRAAAEVVLLGNEQTIRDNASKYGVDISGAQIIDPVNSDLLDPFAEEYLELRKHKGVIAEMAWDRMSDPTYFGTMMVHKGFADGMVSGSINTTAHTIRPAFEFVKTKPGCSIVSSVFLMCLKDRVLVYGDCAVNPNPNARQLAEIALGSAETAKIFGVEPRVAMLSYSTGSSGKGEDVDKVIEATKIARELMVERGLDYPIEGPIQYDAAIDPDVALVKMPNSDVAGKATVFIFPDLNTGNNTYKAVQRAANAVAIGPVLQGLNKPVNDLSRGCTVPDIVNTVAITAIQAQAEKGE; translated from the coding sequence ATGTCCAAGAACCTGTACGTGAGCGCCACCGAAGAACGTAGCGGCAAGTCCGCCATCGTCCTCGGCGTCATGCAGATGCTCACGAGGGAACTCCACAACGTCGCCATCTTCCGGCCCATCATCAATGATCCGGGAGCGGGGAACATGGACCACGACATCGCTCTGATGATCGATCACTTCAAGTTGTCCATTCCCTATGAAGACACCTACGCCTACACCCTGAAGCAGACCCGCGAGTTGATCAACTCCGGCCAGCACGCTCTTGTTCTTGAGAATATCCTCAACAAGTACAAGACGCTGGAAGAGCAGTACGACTTCGTGCTCTGCGAGGGAACCGACTTCAAGGGCAAGGACCCAGCCTTTGAATTCGACCTCAACGCAGACATCGCCGCCAACATCGGTGCCCCCATGTTGGTGGTTACGTCCGGCCGCGAGAAGGCCCCGGAGGAAGTGGTCAACATTACCCAGACCACCTTGGACACTTTGGCTGAAAAGGGCGTGGACTCCCTGGCCTGCGTGGTCAACCGCGCGCCCGAGGGCATGACCGACGAATTGGTCAGCCACATCGAGCGCAAGGGCGGCCAGGAGCCCATGCCCGTTTACGTCATTCCCGAGGAAGAAGCCCTGGGCAAGCCGTCCATCAACGACGTCCGCCGCTGGCTCGACGCCGACGTGCTCTACGGGCACTCCGGCCTGCAAAGCCTGGTGGACAACTATGTGGTCGCGGCCATGCAGATCGGCAACTTCCTGGAATACATCCGGCCGGGCAGCCTGATCATCACCCCGGGCGACCGCTCGGACATCATCCTGTCCAGCCTGGCCTCCCGGCTGTCCAGCGCCTACCCGGACATCGCGGGCATCGTCCTGACCGGCGGCCTGCCCGTGTCGGTCAATGTGCACAAGCTCATTGAGGGTTGGACCGGCGTGCCGGTTCCGGTGCTGTCCGCCAAGGGCCACACCTACCAGACCGTGCAGGAGCTCAACTCCCTGTACGGGCGCATCGAGGCCGACGACTACCAGCGCATCGCCACCGCGCTCGGCGGTTTCGCCCAGCACGTGAACGTCAACGAACTGCGCGACCGCGTGGTCGAACAGCGCTCCACCAAGGTCACGCCCAAAATGTTCGAGTACTCGCTCATGGACAAGGCGTCCCGCAACCCGCAACGCATCGTCCTGCCCGAAGGCACCGAGGAGCGCATCCTGCGCGCCGCCGACATCGTCCTGCGCCGTGCCGCCGCCGAGGTCGTCCTGCTGGGCAACGAGCAGACCATCCGGGATAACGCCTCCAAGTACGGCGTGGACATCTCCGGCGCACAGATCATCGACCCGGTCAACTCCGACCTGCTCGATCCCTTTGCCGAGGAATACCTGGAGCTGCGCAAGCACAAGGGCGTCATCGCCGAAATGGCCTGGGACCGCATGTCCGATCCCACCTACTTCGGCACCATGATGGTCCACAAGGGCTTTGCCGACGGCATGGTCTCCGGTTCCATCAACACCACGGCCCACACCATCCGGCCCGCCTTCGAGTTCGTCAAGACCAAGCCCGGCTGCTCCATCGTGTCGAGCGTCTTCCTGATGTGCCTCAAGGACCGCGTGCTGGTCTACGGCGACTGCGCCGTCAACCCCAACCCCAACGCCCGGCAATTGGCCGAGATCGCCCTGGGCTCCGCCGAGACCGCCAAGATCTTCGGCGTGGAACCCCGCGTGGCCATGCTCAGCTACTCCACCGGCTCTTCCGGCAAGGGCGAGGATGTGGACAAGGTCATCGAGGCCACCAAGATCGCCCGCGAGCTCATGGTCGAGCGCGGCCTGGATTACCCCATCGAGGGACCGATCCAGTACGATGCGGCCATCGACCCGGACGTGGCCCTCGTGAAGATGCCCAACTCCGACGTGGCCGGAAAGGCCACCGTGTTCATCTTCCCGGACCTGAACACCGGCAACAACACGTACAAGGCCGTGCAGCGGGCCGCCAACGCCGTGGCCATTGGCCCGGTCCTCCAGGGCCTGAACAAGCCGGTCAACGACCTGTCCCGTGGCTGCACCGTCCCCGATATCGTCAACACAGTCGCCATTACGGCCATCCAGGCCCAGGCAGAAAAAGGTGAATAG
- the ldhH gene encoding L-lactate dehydrogenase (quinone) large subunit LdhH: MQKAHDLKEYRAELRESLDNDFLRTTLDNFAVAYRASRANAFKGMDTRSLIDEIACSKDDAGQHAEELLREFTKNAEAAGVHVHFAKDGDEANRIITKIAKDADCKKIVKSKSMTAEETLLNHDLEDAGLEVTETDLGEWIIQLRHEGPSHMVMPAIHLSRYQVGDLFTEVTGKKQDTEIEKLVKVARRELRQKYVEADMGITGANFAIAETGSIGLVTNEGNARLVTTLPRVHVALMGIDKLLPTLHDALRILKVLPRNATGQQITSYVTWITGNNECLAAEDGKKEIHFVILDNGRSELLKDPLFSQVNRCVRCGACANVCPVYRMVGGHKMGHIYIGAIGLILTYFFHGKEKAKNLVQNCINCEACKDVCAGGIDLPRLIKEIHARIQDEDGHPLPSLLLGKVLRNRKLFHTLLRTAKWGQKPVAEKDGFIRHLPMIFSKEQGFRALPTIAEVPFRDWWKENRPEVENPKYRVALFSGCVQDFVYPEQMQAAVDVFAANGVAMEFPEQQSCCGLPVQMMGEIKASRDVAQQNLRAFEPDAYDYIVTLCASCASHLKHNYPKLVMDKPSLKLRADAFSAKIIDYSSFVNDVLKVDAKGFTKTGEKATYHAPCHLCRGLDVHDAPRQLIEKSGMEYVECAEEEVCCGFGGTFSMKFPELSAELLKKKLDNVEATGADTLLTDCPGCIMQLRGGLKRRGSKVQVKHVAEVMSKNKK; the protein is encoded by the coding sequence ATGCAGAAAGCCCATGATCTGAAAGAATACCGCGCCGAACTGCGCGAGTCCCTGGACAATGACTTCCTGCGGACCACGTTGGACAACTTCGCCGTCGCCTACCGCGCCAGCCGGGCCAACGCCTTCAAGGGCATGGATACCCGCAGCCTGATCGACGAGATCGCCTGCTCCAAGGACGATGCGGGACAGCACGCCGAGGAACTGCTTCGGGAATTCACCAAGAATGCCGAAGCGGCTGGCGTCCATGTGCACTTCGCCAAGGACGGGGACGAGGCAAACCGGATCATCACCAAGATCGCCAAGGACGCCGACTGTAAGAAGATCGTCAAGTCCAAGTCCATGACCGCGGAAGAAACGCTGCTCAACCACGATCTGGAGGATGCAGGGCTCGAAGTGACCGAGACCGACCTGGGCGAGTGGATCATCCAGCTCCGCCACGAAGGACCGTCTCACATGGTCATGCCCGCCATCCACCTCTCCCGCTATCAGGTGGGCGACCTCTTTACCGAGGTCACCGGCAAAAAGCAGGACACCGAGATCGAAAAGCTGGTCAAGGTGGCCCGCCGCGAACTGCGTCAGAAGTACGTAGAAGCGGACATGGGCATCACCGGCGCCAACTTCGCCATAGCCGAGACCGGCTCCATCGGGCTGGTCACCAACGAGGGCAACGCCCGCCTGGTGACCACCCTGCCCCGGGTCCACGTGGCCCTGATGGGCATCGACAAGCTCCTGCCGACCCTGCACGACGCCCTGCGCATCCTGAAGGTCCTGCCGCGCAACGCCACCGGTCAGCAGATCACTTCCTACGTGACCTGGATCACCGGCAACAACGAATGCCTGGCGGCGGAAGACGGCAAGAAGGAAATTCACTTCGTGATTCTGGATAACGGCCGCTCCGAGCTGCTCAAGGACCCGCTGTTCTCCCAGGTAAACCGCTGCGTCCGCTGCGGCGCCTGCGCCAACGTCTGCCCCGTCTACCGCATGGTGGGCGGCCACAAGATGGGTCACATCTACATCGGCGCCATCGGCCTGATCCTGACCTACTTCTTCCACGGCAAGGAAAAGGCCAAGAACCTGGTTCAGAACTGCATCAACTGCGAGGCGTGCAAGGACGTCTGCGCGGGCGGCATCGACCTGCCGCGCCTGATCAAGGAGATCCATGCGCGCATCCAGGACGAGGACGGCCATCCGCTGCCCAGCCTGCTGCTCGGCAAGGTCCTGCGCAACCGCAAGCTGTTCCACACCCTGCTGCGCACCGCCAAATGGGGACAGAAGCCCGTGGCTGAAAAAGACGGATTCATCCGCCATCTGCCCATGATCTTCTCCAAGGAACAGGGATTCCGCGCCCTGCCGACCATCGCCGAGGTTCCGTTCCGCGACTGGTGGAAGGAAAACCGGCCCGAGGTGGAGAATCCCAAGTACCGCGTTGCCCTGTTCTCGGGCTGCGTCCAGGACTTCGTCTACCCCGAGCAGATGCAGGCCGCCGTGGACGTCTTCGCGGCCAACGGCGTGGCCATGGAGTTCCCGGAGCAGCAGTCCTGCTGCGGCCTGCCCGTGCAGATGATGGGCGAGATCAAGGCCTCCCGCGACGTGGCGCAGCAGAACCTGCGCGCCTTCGAGCCCGACGCCTACGACTACATCGTCACCCTGTGCGCTTCCTGCGCCTCGCACCTCAAGCACAACTATCCGAAGCTGGTCATGGACAAACCTTCGCTGAAGCTCCGTGCCGACGCGTTCTCGGCCAAGATCATCGACTACTCGTCCTTCGTGAACGATGTGCTCAAGGTGGATGCAAAGGGCTTTACGAAGACAGGTGAAAAGGCTACCTATCATGCGCCCTGTCACTTGTGCCGGGGCCTGGACGTGCACGACGCGCCGCGTCAGCTCATCGAAAAGAGCGGCATGGAATACGTGGAGTGCGCCGAGGAAGAGGTCTGCTGCGGTTTCGGCGGCACCTTCTCCATGAAGTTCCCGGAACTCTCGGCCGAGTTGCTCAAGAAGAAGCTCGACAACGTCGAGGCCACCGGGGCGGATACCCTGCTGACCGACTGCCCCGGCTGCATCATGCAGTTGCGCGGCGGACTCAAGAGGCGGGGCTCCAAGGTCCAGGTGAAGCATGTGGCCGAGGTCATGTCCAAGAACAAAAAATAA
- a CDS encoding septal ring lytic transglycosylase RlpA family protein, translating to MRQLIALFVLAVLLALAGCGSMNPYPEHVYSTPPSKDRTGGLDPKTKPYTVLGKTYYPLKSASGYDEIGLASWYGSDFHGKKTANGQTYNMYGVSAAHKTLPLGSRVRVTNLENNRSVILTINDRGPFVNERILDLSYGAARKLGTVDSGVVKVRVTSLTAEVVPTRLAEPRDKLYHVRVGAFAVRENALHVHRQLLSAGYRGANITVVDRDGQILHIVQAGSFQSRGQAERVMEALKGDFPTCYIIS from the coding sequence ATGCGTCAACTTATAGCTCTGTTCGTCCTCGCGGTTTTGCTGGCTCTGGCCGGTTGCGGCTCCATGAATCCCTATCCGGAGCACGTCTATTCCACGCCGCCGAGCAAGGACCGGACGGGCGGGCTCGATCCCAAGACCAAGCCGTACACGGTCCTGGGCAAGACATATTATCCGCTCAAGTCCGCCTCGGGCTACGACGAAATCGGCCTGGCCTCCTGGTATGGCTCGGACTTTCACGGCAAGAAAACGGCCAATGGGCAAACCTACAACATGTATGGCGTGTCGGCGGCCCACAAAACCCTGCCGCTGGGCAGCCGGGTCCGGGTGACCAATCTGGAGAATAACCGCAGCGTGATCCTGACCATCAACGACCGAGGTCCCTTCGTCAACGAGCGCATCCTCGATCTGTCCTATGGGGCGGCCAGGAAGCTCGGCACCGTGGATAGCGGAGTGGTCAAGGTCCGGGTGACCTCGCTAACGGCGGAAGTCGTACCCACACGCCTTGCGGAACCGCGGGACAAGCTTTATCATGTCCGCGTCGGAGCCTTCGCCGTGCGGGAAAACGCCCTACACGTGCACCGGCAATTGCTTAGCGCGGGCTACCGCGGGGCGAATATCACCGTGGTGGATCGCGACGGCCAAATACTGCATATCGTCCAGGCAGGAAGCTTCCAATCCAGGGGCCAGGCCGAGCGGGTCATGGAAGCCCTGAAGGGAGATTTTCCGACCTGTTATATTATCAGTTGA